From a single Falco rusticolus isolate bFalRus1 chromosome 17, bFalRus1.pri, whole genome shotgun sequence genomic region:
- the KIF21B gene encoding kinesin-like protein KIF21B isoform X4 codes for MAAPDSCVKVAVRIRPQLAKEKIEGCHICTSVTPGEPQVLLGKDKAFTYDFVFDLDTWQEQIYTTCVGKLIEGCFEGYNATVLAYGQTGAGKTYTMGTGFDMNISEEEQGIIPRAIGHLFSGIEERKRAAQSQGVAAPEFKVSAQFLELYNEEILDLFDSARDADTRHRKSNIKIHEDASGSIYTTGVTSRLISSQNELIQCLKQGALSRTTASTQMNVQSSRSHAIFTIHLCQMRVCTRPELVNGEVTSLLDGAQPTTEYETLTAKFHFVDLAGSERLKRTGATGERAKEGISINCGLLALGNVISALGDQSKKVMHVPYRDSKLTRLLQDSLGGNSETIMIACVSPSDRDFMETLNTLKYANRARNIKNKVVVNQDKTSQQISALRAEIARLQMELMEYKAGKRVIQEDGSEGYSDLFRENAMLQKENSTLRMRVKAMQEAIDAINSRVTHLMSQEANLMLAKAGDGNEAIGTLIQNYIREIEELRTKLLESESMNESLRRSLSRVSARPPYSMGSSPASGLAGLCSPTAPVETEASDVLQRAKQDLERLKKKERRQQRKSPEKEAFKKRQKLQQDNGEETDENEVEEEEEEQDESGCEEEDGHEDEDEDSGSEESLVDSDSDAEEKAVNFQADLADLTCEIEIKQKLIDELENSQRRLQTLKHQYEEKLILLQNKIRDTQLERDRVLQNLSTMECYTEEKANKIKADYEKRLKEMNRDLQKLQAAQKEHARLLKNQSRYERELRKLQAEVAEMKKAKVALMKQMREEQQRRRLAETKRNREIAQLKKEQRRQEFQIRALESQKRQQEIVLRRKTQEVSALRRLAKPMSDRVAGRTSQKPAMLDSGAEVSASTTSSEPESGARSVSSIVRQWNRKINNFLGDPSSSMNGARPARKKFPKKGTSQTFSKAARLKWQSLERRIFDIVMQRMTIVNLEADMERLIKKREELALLQEALLGKRAKLQAESPKEQKGLQELNEEIEVLGANIDYINDSISDCQATIMQIEETKEELDSTDTSVVISSCSLAEARLLLDNFLKASIDKGLQVAQKEAQIRLLEGRLRQTDMTGSSQNHAILDALREKAESHPELQALIHNVQQENGYTSTDEEVSEFSMASDGSVSQSFTMKGSASQDDFKFKGEPKLSGQMKAVSAECLGPTLDVSTKNITKSLASLMEIKEDGISFSTRDPYYKEKVSRTISLPTRGSTFPRQSRGSDTSPLTRRKSYDRGQPARPPDVGFTPPSSPPTRPRNDRNVFSRLTSNQSQGSALDKGIINPVGGTKNARTAPLQCVSVAEGHTKPVLCLDATDELLFTGSKDRSCKMWNLVTGQEIASLKGHPNNVVSIKYCSHTGLVFTVSTSYIKVWDIRDSARCIRTLTSSGQVISGDACAGTTTRTVTSVQGEHQINQIALNPTGTMLYAATGNSVRIWELSRLQPIGKLSGHIGPVMCLTVNQTASNHDLVVTGSKDHYVKVFEITEGMVGNIGPTHNFEPPHYDGIECLAIQGDILFSGSRDNGIKKWDLEQQELTQQIPNAHKDWVCALAFIPGRPMVLSACRGGMIKVWNVDTFTPVGEIKGHDSPINAICTNSKHIFTASSDFTVKLWSGRRLPVGSN; via the exons GATCCGTCCTCAACTGGCCaaagagaaaatagaaggaTGTCACATCTGTACCTCAGTGACACCCGGCGAGCCCCaagtgctgctggggaaggacaAGGCGTTCACCTATGACTTTGTCTTTGACCTGGACACATGGCAGGAGCAGATCTACACGACGTGTGTGGGCAAGCTCATCGAAGGCTGCTTCGAGGGCTACAATGCCACTGTGCTGGCGTACGGCCAG ACTGGCGCGGGGAAGACTTACACCATGGGCACTGGCTTCGACATGAACATCTCTGAGGAAGAGCAGGGCATCATCCCACGGGCCATCGGCCACCTCTTCAGTGGCATTGAGGAGCGCAAGCGGGCGGCGCAGAGTCAGGGCGTGGCAGCACCTGAGTTCAAAGTCAGCGCCCAGTTCCTGGAG CTCTACAATGAGGAGATCCTGGACCTGTTTGACAGTGCCCGTGATGCCGACACACGCCACCGCAAATCCAACATCAAAATTCATGAGGATGCCAGCGGGAGTATCTACACCACGGGGGTCACATCACGCCTCATCAGCTCTCAGAACGAG CTGATCCAGTGCCTAAAACAGGGGGCTCTTTCCCGCACCACCGCCAGCACCCAGATGAACGTGCAGAGCTCCCGATCCCATGCCATCTTCACCATTCACCTGTGCCAGATGAGAGTGTGCACCCGCCCGGAGCTG gTGAACGGGGAGGTGACCAGCCTCCTGGATGGAGCCCAGCCCACCACCGAGTACGAGACCCTCACAGCCAAGTTTCACTTCGTAGACCTGGCTGGCTCAGAGAGGCTGAAGCGAACGGGTGCTACCGGCGAGAGAGCAAAGGAAGGCATCTCCATCAACTGTGGGCTG CTGGCCTTGGGGAACGTCATTAGTGCCCTTGGAGACCAGAGCAAGAAAGTTATGCACGTGCCCTACCGTGACTCCAAGCTCACACGCCTGCTGCAGGATTCCCTTGGGGGCAACAG CGAAACCATCATGATTGCCTGCGTGAGCCCATCTGACCGGGACTTCATGGAAACCCTGAACACACTCAAGTATGCCAACCGGGCTCGCAACATCAAGAACAAAGTGGTGGTGAACCAGGACAAGACAAGTCAGCAGATCAGTGCCTTGCGGGCCGAGATCGCCCGCCTGCAGATGGAACTGATGGAGTACAAGGCG GGCAAGCGGGTCATCCAGGAGGATGGCTCAGAGGGCTACAGTGACCTTTTCCGTGAGAATGCCATGCTGCAGAAGGAGAACAGCACCCTGCGCATGCGAGTGAAGGCCATGCAGGAGGCCATCGATGCTATCAATAGCAGGGTCACCCACCTTATGAGCCAGGAGGCCAATCTGATGCTGGCCAAGGCAG GTGACGGTAATGAAGCCATTGGTACCCTCATCCAGAACTATATCCGGGAGATTGAAGAGCTGAG GACAAAGCTCCTGGAGAGTGAGTCCATGAATGAGTCTCTGCGTCGCAGCCTCTCGCGTGTCTCTGCCCGGCCCCCATACTCCATGGGCTCATCCCCAGCATCTGGCTTGGCTGGCCTGTGCAGCCCCACTGCTCCGGTGGAGACAGAGGCCTCTGATGTCCTCCAGCGGGCCAAGCAGGACCTGGAGCgcctgaaaaagaaagagagaaggcaacagaggaaaag cccGGAGAAGGAAGCATTTAAGAAGCGTCAGAAACTGCAGCAGGACAACGGGGAGGAGACGGATGAGAATGAGGTGGAAGAG gaggaggaggaacaggacGAGAGTGGCTGTGAGGAAGAAGATGGACATGAGGATGAAGATGAGGACTCGGGCAGTGAAGAGAGCCTGGTGGACTCAGATTCGGATGCAGAGGAGAAGG CCGTGAATTTTCAGGCCGACCTGGCAGATCTGACTTGTGAGATAGAGATCAAGCAGAAGCTGATTGATGAGCTGGAGAACAGCCAGCGACGCCTGCAGACCCTCAAGCACCAGTATGAGGAGAAGCTGATCCTGCTGCAGAACAAGATTCGGGACACACAGCTGGAGCGGGACCGTGTGCTGCAGAACCTCA GCACCATGGAGTGTTACACGGAGGAAAAAGCCAACAAGATCAAAGCAGACTATGAGAAGCGGCTGAAGGAGATGAACCGGGACCTGCAGAAGCTCCAAGCAGCCCAAAAGGAGCATGCTCGCCTGCTCAAGAACCAGTCCCGCTATGAGCGGGAGCTGAggaagctgcaggcagaggtggcCGAGATGAAGAAGGCAAAG GTTGCACTGATGAAGCAGATGCGGGAGGAGCAGCAGCGGAGGCGGCTGGCAGAGACGAAGAGGAATCGGGAGATAGCGCAGCTCAAGAAGGAGCAGCGCCGGCAGGAG TTTCAGATCCGGGCTCTGGAGTCTCAGAAGCGGCAGCAGGAAATAGTGCTGCGGAGGAAAACCCAGGAG GTCTCAGCGCTTCGCCGTCTTGCCAAGCCCATGTCAGACCGGGTCGCAGGCAGGACAAGCCAGAAGCCAGCCATGCTGGACTCGGGTGCGGAGGTCTCGGCCAGCACTACCTCCTCTGAGCCAGAGTCTGGCGCTCGCTCAGTCTCCAGCATCGTGCGCCAGTGGAACAGGAAAATCAACAACTTCTTGGGAGACCCCTCGTCCTCCATGAATGGGGCTCGGCCTGCCAG GAAGAAGTTCCCCAAGAAGGGGACAAGCCAGACCTTCAGCAAAGCTGCCCGCCTCAAGTGGCAATCACTGGAACGGCGCATCTTCGACATTGTCATGCAGAGGATGACCATCGTCAACCTGGAGGCTGACATGGAGCGTCTCATCAAG AAACGCGAAGAGCTGGCGCTGCTGCAGGAAGCATTGCTGGGCAAGAGGGCAAAACTGCAGGCAGAGAGCCCCAAGGAGCagaaggggctgcaggagctgaacGAGGAGATCGAGGTGCTGGGGGCTAACATTGACTACATCAACGACAGCATTTCCGACTGCCAGGCCACCATCATGCAGATCGAGGAGACCAAG GAGGAGCTGGACTCCACGGACACCTCGGTAGTAATCAGCTCTTGCTCCCTGGCCGAAGCCCGGCTCCTGTTGGACAACTTCCTGAAGGCCTCCATCGACAAG gggctgcaggtggcacAGAAGGAGGCCCAGATCCGCCTGCTGGAGGGGCGCCTGCGGCAGACAGACATGACTGGCTCCTCGCAGAACCACGCCATCCTGGATGCCCTGCGCGAGAAGGCTGAGTCGCACCCTGAGCTGCAGGCCCTGATCCACAATGTCCAGCAAG AGAACGGCTACACTAGCACAGACGAGGAGGTCTCAGAGTTTAGCATGGCTTCAGATGGGAG CGTCTCCCAGTCTTTCACCATGAAGGGCTCAGCAAGCCAGGATGACTTCAAATTCAAG GGAGAGCCCAAGCTCTCAGGGCAAATGAAGGCAGTGTCAGCTGAGTGTCTAGGACCCACGCTGGATGTCTCCACCAAGAACATCACCAAGTCCTTGGCATCCCTCATGGAGATCAAAGAAGATGGGATCAGCTTCTCCACCCGAGACCCCTATTACAAGGAGAAAGTGTCACGTACGATCAGCCTGCCCACACGAGGAAGCACCTT TCCCAGGCAATCCCGTGGCTCAGACACTTCTCCTCTGACAAGGAGGAAATCCTATGACCGTGGGCAACCTGCCAG GCCTCCAGATGTTGGCTTCACCCCTCCCTCATCCCCACCCACCCGTCCACGCAACGATCGCAATGTCTTCTCTCGTCTCACCAGCAACCAGAGCCAGGGGTCTGCCTTGGATAA GGGCATCATTAACCCAGTGGGTGGCACCAAGAATGCCCGGACAGCCCCGCTACAGTGTGTCTCTGTGGCAGAAGGACACACCAAGCCTGTGCTCTGCCTGGATGCCACCGATGAGCTGCTTTTCACTGGGTCCAAAG ACAGGAGCTGCAAAATGTGGAACCTGGTGACAGGCCAAGAAATTGCTTCCCTCAAGGGTCACCCAAACAACGTAGTTTCCATCAAGTACTGCAGCCACACGGGGCTGGTGTTCACTGTATCCACGTCGTACATCAAAGTGTGGGACATCCGGGACTCAGCCCGGTGCATCCGCACCCTCAC ATCTTCTGGACAGGTGATCTCTGGGGATGCATGTGCTGGGACCACCACCCGCACTGTCACCAGTGTGCAGGGGGAGCACCAGATCAACCAGATTGCTCTCAACCCCACTGGCACCATGCTCTACGCTGCTACTGGTAACTCCGTCCGCATCTGGGAGCTAAGCAG GTTGCAGCCCATCGGGAAGCTGAGTGGCCACATCGGGCCTGTGATGTGTCTCACGGTAAACCAGACGGCAAGCAACCATGACCTGGTGGTGACAGGCTCCAAAGATCACTATGTCAAG GTGTTTGAGATTACTGAGGGCATGGTGGGCAATATTGGCCCCACTCACAACTTTGAGCCCCCTCACTACGATGGCATCGAGTGCCTGGCCATCCAGGGAGACATCCTCTTCAGCGGCTCCAGGGACAACGGCATAAAGAAGTGGGatctggagcagcaggagcttACCCAG CAAATCCCCAATGCCCACAAAGACTGGGTCTGTGCCCTGGCCTTCATCCCCGGCCGTCCCATGGTGCTGAGTGCTTGCCGAGGAGGCATGATCAAAGTTTGGAACGTGGACACCTTCACCCCAGTGGGGGAGATCAAAGGGCACGACAGCCCCATCAATGCTATCTGCACCAACTCAAAGCACATCTTCACCGCCTCCAG CGACTTCACAGTGAAGCTCTGGAGTGGAAGGCGGTTACCCGTGGGGTCAAACTAG
- the KIF21B gene encoding kinesin-like protein KIF21B isoform X1: MAAPDSCVKVAVRIRPQLAKEKIEGCHICTSVTPGEPQVLLGKDKAFTYDFVFDLDTWQEQIYTTCVGKLIEGCFEGYNATVLAYGQTGAGKTYTMGTGFDMNISEEEQGIIPRAIGHLFSGIEERKRAAQSQGVAAPEFKVSAQFLELYNEEILDLFDSARDADTRHRKSNIKIHEDASGSIYTTGVTSRLISSQNELIQCLKQGALSRTTASTQMNVQSSRSHAIFTIHLCQMRVCTRPELVNGEVTSLLDGAQPTTEYETLTAKFHFVDLAGSERLKRTGATGERAKEGISINCGLLALGNVISALGDQSKKVMHVPYRDSKLTRLLQDSLGGNSETIMIACVSPSDRDFMETLNTLKYANRARNIKNKVVVNQDKTSQQISALRAEIARLQMELMEYKAGKRVIQEDGSEGYSDLFRENAMLQKENSTLRMRVKAMQEAIDAINSRVTHLMSQEANLMLAKAGDGNEAIGTLIQNYIREIEELRTKLLESESMNESLRRSLSRVSARPPYSMGSSPASGLAGLCSPTAPVETEASDVLQRAKQDLERLKKKERRQQRKSPEKEAFKKRQKLQQDNGEETDENEVEEEEEEQDESGCEEEDGHEDEDEDSGSEESLVDSDSDAEEKAVNFQADLADLTCEIEIKQKLIDELENSQRRLQTLKHQYEEKLILLQNKIRDTQLERDRVLQNLSTMECYTEEKANKIKADYEKRLKEMNRDLQKLQAAQKEHARLLKNQSRYERELRKLQAEVAEMKKAKVALMKQMREEQQRRRLAETKRNREIAQLKKEQRRQEFQIRALESQKRQQEIVLRRKTQEVSALRRLAKPMSDRVAGRTSQKPAMLDSGAEVSASTTSSEPESGARSVSSIVRQWNRKINNFLGDPSSSMNGARPARKKFPKKGTSQTFSKAARLKWQSLERRIFDIVMQRMTIVNLEADMERLIKKREELALLQEALLGKRAKLQAESPKEQKGLQELNEEIEVLGANIDYINDSISDCQATIMQIEETKEELDSTDTSVVISSCSLAEARLLLDNFLKASIDKGLQVAQKEAQIRLLEGRLRQTDMTGSSQNHAILDALREKAESHPELQALIHNVQQENGYTSTDEEVSEFSMASDGSVSQSFTMKGSASQDDFKFKGEPKLSGQMKAVSAECLGPTLDVSTKNITKSLASLMEIKEDGISFSTRDPYYKEKVSRTISLPTRGSTFPRQSRGSDTSPLTRRKSYDRGQPARPPDVGFTPPSSPPTRPRNDRNVFSRLTSNQSQGSALDKSDDSDSSVSEVLRGIINPVGGTKNARTAPLQCVSVAEGHTKPVLCLDATDELLFTGSKDRSCKMWNLVTGQEIASLKGHPNNVVSIKYCSHTGLVFTVSTSYIKVWDIRDSARCIRTLTSSGQVISGDACAGTTTRTVTSVQGEHQINQIALNPTGTMLYAATGNSVRIWELSRLQPIGKLSGHIGPVMCLTVNQTASNHDLVVTGSKDHYVKVFEITEGMVGNIGPTHNFEPPHYDGIECLAIQGDILFSGSRDNGIKKWDLEQQELTQQIPNAHKDWVCALAFIPGRPMVLSACRGGMIKVWNVDTFTPVGEIKGHDSPINAICTNSKHIFTASSDCRVKLWNYVPGLTPCLPRRVLAIKGRATSLP; encoded by the exons GATCCGTCCTCAACTGGCCaaagagaaaatagaaggaTGTCACATCTGTACCTCAGTGACACCCGGCGAGCCCCaagtgctgctggggaaggacaAGGCGTTCACCTATGACTTTGTCTTTGACCTGGACACATGGCAGGAGCAGATCTACACGACGTGTGTGGGCAAGCTCATCGAAGGCTGCTTCGAGGGCTACAATGCCACTGTGCTGGCGTACGGCCAG ACTGGCGCGGGGAAGACTTACACCATGGGCACTGGCTTCGACATGAACATCTCTGAGGAAGAGCAGGGCATCATCCCACGGGCCATCGGCCACCTCTTCAGTGGCATTGAGGAGCGCAAGCGGGCGGCGCAGAGTCAGGGCGTGGCAGCACCTGAGTTCAAAGTCAGCGCCCAGTTCCTGGAG CTCTACAATGAGGAGATCCTGGACCTGTTTGACAGTGCCCGTGATGCCGACACACGCCACCGCAAATCCAACATCAAAATTCATGAGGATGCCAGCGGGAGTATCTACACCACGGGGGTCACATCACGCCTCATCAGCTCTCAGAACGAG CTGATCCAGTGCCTAAAACAGGGGGCTCTTTCCCGCACCACCGCCAGCACCCAGATGAACGTGCAGAGCTCCCGATCCCATGCCATCTTCACCATTCACCTGTGCCAGATGAGAGTGTGCACCCGCCCGGAGCTG gTGAACGGGGAGGTGACCAGCCTCCTGGATGGAGCCCAGCCCACCACCGAGTACGAGACCCTCACAGCCAAGTTTCACTTCGTAGACCTGGCTGGCTCAGAGAGGCTGAAGCGAACGGGTGCTACCGGCGAGAGAGCAAAGGAAGGCATCTCCATCAACTGTGGGCTG CTGGCCTTGGGGAACGTCATTAGTGCCCTTGGAGACCAGAGCAAGAAAGTTATGCACGTGCCCTACCGTGACTCCAAGCTCACACGCCTGCTGCAGGATTCCCTTGGGGGCAACAG CGAAACCATCATGATTGCCTGCGTGAGCCCATCTGACCGGGACTTCATGGAAACCCTGAACACACTCAAGTATGCCAACCGGGCTCGCAACATCAAGAACAAAGTGGTGGTGAACCAGGACAAGACAAGTCAGCAGATCAGTGCCTTGCGGGCCGAGATCGCCCGCCTGCAGATGGAACTGATGGAGTACAAGGCG GGCAAGCGGGTCATCCAGGAGGATGGCTCAGAGGGCTACAGTGACCTTTTCCGTGAGAATGCCATGCTGCAGAAGGAGAACAGCACCCTGCGCATGCGAGTGAAGGCCATGCAGGAGGCCATCGATGCTATCAATAGCAGGGTCACCCACCTTATGAGCCAGGAGGCCAATCTGATGCTGGCCAAGGCAG GTGACGGTAATGAAGCCATTGGTACCCTCATCCAGAACTATATCCGGGAGATTGAAGAGCTGAG GACAAAGCTCCTGGAGAGTGAGTCCATGAATGAGTCTCTGCGTCGCAGCCTCTCGCGTGTCTCTGCCCGGCCCCCATACTCCATGGGCTCATCCCCAGCATCTGGCTTGGCTGGCCTGTGCAGCCCCACTGCTCCGGTGGAGACAGAGGCCTCTGATGTCCTCCAGCGGGCCAAGCAGGACCTGGAGCgcctgaaaaagaaagagagaaggcaacagaggaaaag cccGGAGAAGGAAGCATTTAAGAAGCGTCAGAAACTGCAGCAGGACAACGGGGAGGAGACGGATGAGAATGAGGTGGAAGAG gaggaggaggaacaggacGAGAGTGGCTGTGAGGAAGAAGATGGACATGAGGATGAAGATGAGGACTCGGGCAGTGAAGAGAGCCTGGTGGACTCAGATTCGGATGCAGAGGAGAAGG CCGTGAATTTTCAGGCCGACCTGGCAGATCTGACTTGTGAGATAGAGATCAAGCAGAAGCTGATTGATGAGCTGGAGAACAGCCAGCGACGCCTGCAGACCCTCAAGCACCAGTATGAGGAGAAGCTGATCCTGCTGCAGAACAAGATTCGGGACACACAGCTGGAGCGGGACCGTGTGCTGCAGAACCTCA GCACCATGGAGTGTTACACGGAGGAAAAAGCCAACAAGATCAAAGCAGACTATGAGAAGCGGCTGAAGGAGATGAACCGGGACCTGCAGAAGCTCCAAGCAGCCCAAAAGGAGCATGCTCGCCTGCTCAAGAACCAGTCCCGCTATGAGCGGGAGCTGAggaagctgcaggcagaggtggcCGAGATGAAGAAGGCAAAG GTTGCACTGATGAAGCAGATGCGGGAGGAGCAGCAGCGGAGGCGGCTGGCAGAGACGAAGAGGAATCGGGAGATAGCGCAGCTCAAGAAGGAGCAGCGCCGGCAGGAG TTTCAGATCCGGGCTCTGGAGTCTCAGAAGCGGCAGCAGGAAATAGTGCTGCGGAGGAAAACCCAGGAG GTCTCAGCGCTTCGCCGTCTTGCCAAGCCCATGTCAGACCGGGTCGCAGGCAGGACAAGCCAGAAGCCAGCCATGCTGGACTCGGGTGCGGAGGTCTCGGCCAGCACTACCTCCTCTGAGCCAGAGTCTGGCGCTCGCTCAGTCTCCAGCATCGTGCGCCAGTGGAACAGGAAAATCAACAACTTCTTGGGAGACCCCTCGTCCTCCATGAATGGGGCTCGGCCTGCCAG GAAGAAGTTCCCCAAGAAGGGGACAAGCCAGACCTTCAGCAAAGCTGCCCGCCTCAAGTGGCAATCACTGGAACGGCGCATCTTCGACATTGTCATGCAGAGGATGACCATCGTCAACCTGGAGGCTGACATGGAGCGTCTCATCAAG AAACGCGAAGAGCTGGCGCTGCTGCAGGAAGCATTGCTGGGCAAGAGGGCAAAACTGCAGGCAGAGAGCCCCAAGGAGCagaaggggctgcaggagctgaacGAGGAGATCGAGGTGCTGGGGGCTAACATTGACTACATCAACGACAGCATTTCCGACTGCCAGGCCACCATCATGCAGATCGAGGAGACCAAG GAGGAGCTGGACTCCACGGACACCTCGGTAGTAATCAGCTCTTGCTCCCTGGCCGAAGCCCGGCTCCTGTTGGACAACTTCCTGAAGGCCTCCATCGACAAG gggctgcaggtggcacAGAAGGAGGCCCAGATCCGCCTGCTGGAGGGGCGCCTGCGGCAGACAGACATGACTGGCTCCTCGCAGAACCACGCCATCCTGGATGCCCTGCGCGAGAAGGCTGAGTCGCACCCTGAGCTGCAGGCCCTGATCCACAATGTCCAGCAAG AGAACGGCTACACTAGCACAGACGAGGAGGTCTCAGAGTTTAGCATGGCTTCAGATGGGAG CGTCTCCCAGTCTTTCACCATGAAGGGCTCAGCAAGCCAGGATGACTTCAAATTCAAG GGAGAGCCCAAGCTCTCAGGGCAAATGAAGGCAGTGTCAGCTGAGTGTCTAGGACCCACGCTGGATGTCTCCACCAAGAACATCACCAAGTCCTTGGCATCCCTCATGGAGATCAAAGAAGATGGGATCAGCTTCTCCACCCGAGACCCCTATTACAAGGAGAAAGTGTCACGTACGATCAGCCTGCCCACACGAGGAAGCACCTT TCCCAGGCAATCCCGTGGCTCAGACACTTCTCCTCTGACAAGGAGGAAATCCTATGACCGTGGGCAACCTGCCAG GCCTCCAGATGTTGGCTTCACCCCTCCCTCATCCCCACCCACCCGTCCACGCAACGATCGCAATGTCTTCTCTCGTCTCACCAGCAACCAGAGCCAGGGGTCTGCCTTGGATAA GTCTGATGACAGCGATTCCTCTGTCTCGGAGGTGCTGAG GGGCATCATTAACCCAGTGGGTGGCACCAAGAATGCCCGGACAGCCCCGCTACAGTGTGTCTCTGTGGCAGAAGGACACACCAAGCCTGTGCTCTGCCTGGATGCCACCGATGAGCTGCTTTTCACTGGGTCCAAAG ACAGGAGCTGCAAAATGTGGAACCTGGTGACAGGCCAAGAAATTGCTTCCCTCAAGGGTCACCCAAACAACGTAGTTTCCATCAAGTACTGCAGCCACACGGGGCTGGTGTTCACTGTATCCACGTCGTACATCAAAGTGTGGGACATCCGGGACTCAGCCCGGTGCATCCGCACCCTCAC ATCTTCTGGACAGGTGATCTCTGGGGATGCATGTGCTGGGACCACCACCCGCACTGTCACCAGTGTGCAGGGGGAGCACCAGATCAACCAGATTGCTCTCAACCCCACTGGCACCATGCTCTACGCTGCTACTGGTAACTCCGTCCGCATCTGGGAGCTAAGCAG GTTGCAGCCCATCGGGAAGCTGAGTGGCCACATCGGGCCTGTGATGTGTCTCACGGTAAACCAGACGGCAAGCAACCATGACCTGGTGGTGACAGGCTCCAAAGATCACTATGTCAAG GTGTTTGAGATTACTGAGGGCATGGTGGGCAATATTGGCCCCACTCACAACTTTGAGCCCCCTCACTACGATGGCATCGAGTGCCTGGCCATCCAGGGAGACATCCTCTTCAGCGGCTCCAGGGACAACGGCATAAAGAAGTGGGatctggagcagcaggagcttACCCAG CAAATCCCCAATGCCCACAAAGACTGGGTCTGTGCCCTGGCCTTCATCCCCGGCCGTCCCATGGTGCTGAGTGCTTGCCGAGGAGGCATGATCAAAGTTTGGAACGTGGACACCTTCACCCCAGTGGGGGAGATCAAAGGGCACGACAGCCCCATCAATGCTATCTGCACCAACTCAAAGCACATCTTCACCGCCTCCAG TGACTGCCGGGTAAAGTTATGGAATTACGTGCCTGGGCTCACCCCTTGCCTTCCACGACGCGTCCTTGCCATAAAGGGCCGTGCTACTAGTCTGCCTTGA